GGAGTTGCTGAGTATTGTAATCCTAACTTCGCCTATCAGATGGGGCTTACCGGTCACTACTATGAAGGTGCGTGTGAAGGTAGGGAAGATGCGCAAAAATTTCGTATGGAATGGCAGCGCGGCTGGAACGAGCGTAACTAATTCAAAATAACAAAGGCCAGTAGTAATAGTACTACTGGCCTTTTAATTGCTATTGATTAATTTAGCTCAATGTAAATTCGCTTCGATTAGAAGGTGTTAAAGCCAAAGTATTCAACTTGGATACTGTTTGCATTACCCCAAGTTAGGGTAGGTGCACCAACATCTGATTTACTGTTAGCGTGGCATTGTGCGCTATTGCCACATAGTTTAGTTAGGTCTTGGTTATAACCCATGATGAACTGAATGTAGTACGGGATGTTGTTTGGTTTTAGCATGGTCTCATTTACAGGATCGTGAGCATAACCCCAAGTGTGACTAAATTCGTGCGCTACTAGTGGCACCTGACCAAATCCAGCGTGCAGTAGTGAGTCTTCTTCAACCGTCATTACCACTTTCTGAGAAGAGCCTTTAGCCGCTGCCATACCATAGTCAAAGCCAGTCTTACTGCCAGAAAGCACAACTTTCAGTTTGTGGGCTTCGGTGGTGACTAGGGAATCCGCTTTTAACTGCGCAAAGCTATTTGGCATCGGTGTATTAAATGGACCTGGCTTACCTTGAGTTGCTTTATCCAGCATTGCAACGTTGTTGCCATTATCGAACTGCTGTGCAAATTCAGGGGTGTTATATAGGAACATAACCTGACCAAATATACGCTTGAAGCGTGCTTCTAGCTGTGGTGTCCAGTTGTCTTGTACATAGCCTGGTGTTGCATTGGTTGCTGGAGATACAAATTCAAACTCTGCAGGGTTAGTACCGTGGAAGATAAGGTCATTATTGTTTTTGGCTAGCATTGCTTTGAGGTTTGCCGCAACCTTAGCATCTTTACTAGCTTTCTCTAGTACTAGCTTTATGTCTTGGTCATCAAGATAAAATTTAGCTTTTAGTTGAGATTTAAGGTCGCCAGTTGAAGCGGTTACATCAGAAGCTTTTGGCATTGGAGGAATAGCTGCAATAGAGGCGTTAAGGTCGCCAGCATAGTAGCCTTGCTTATCTTTACCATCGCCAGCTAACATTTGACGGATAGTTTCTGCAGTACCAGTATTGTCTACAATTGGTGTATCAAGGTGTACTACGATGTAATGTAATTGAGTTTCTAGTTCATTCCAATCATATACACTTGAATCTAGAACCTTAGTCGTTGGGAAGTCTGCTCCAAGGTTGTATACGTGATTAGGCTTAGAACTAGAGATCTCTTGCATGAAGCCTTTAACCGCAGTTAATGTTTCATCGAAATCAGGCCACCCCATAGCGTGCTGGATAGCTGATAGGTCCGCTTGTAGCGCATAAGGAATTTGTTGAGCTGCAACACCAGGGAATGCAGTTCTAATTTTAGGGCCTTGCTGTTTTCTTGCAGCATCAAGAATGTCTTGAGTCGCTTGTTTATCTTTCGCATAAGTGGTTGCTAATGAAGCATCTAGACCAGCAATTAGCATCAACTGCTCTTTACGAACTTGCTCTTCTTTAGTTAGCTTTATGTTTGCTAACTCACCATCTTCTGGTGCTTTTACTGCAACAGGAGCGTTATCGCTATGATGTGAATCGTGACAACCGCCAAGTGCAACTACACTTGAAATTAGGGCAGCTAAAGCCAGTTTTGATGTATTAAATTGCATAGAACCTCTTCATTTACGAATCGATAAGGCACTGACTTTGAATATTGAGTTAAGGGTCTAAAAAAACCGTTAACTTCAATATGAAAAGTCAATTGCCTTTGATACTTATTTGTTGCTTAAATTATATTTTTGTGACTCAATTCAAGCAATAGGCAAATATGAGAAGTTATTTATCTACGCGAATTTACATAAAACCAACCTATCCTGACATTGAGCGAACAATGTCAGGTGTTTAATGATGTATTTTAAATGATTGTTTTAGGGTTTATTGGCGTATAAAGCCGTTTTGATGCTCTAAAAGAGCTGTGGCTTGTGCTTTGCCAGATCCTGTTAACTGCATCATGATAGCCAGTTTTACCTTCATATCTGCCTGCCTTAGCCTTTTTTCTGCTTGTTCTCTATCACACTCTGTCGCCTGCATGACGATCCGAATGGCGCGTGCCACCAATTTCTCATTGCTTGGTTTTACATCTACCATTAGGTTTTGGTAGGCCTTACCTGTTTTCACCATACTTGCAGTAGAAAGCATATTTAAAACCAATTTCTGAGCGGTACCCGCCTTGAGGCGAGTTGAGCCAGTGAGTACTTCTGGGCCTACGATAGGCGAGATAGCTATCGTCGCCCTGTTGGCAATGGGAGAGTCAGGGTTACATGAAAGCGAGACGCTGGTTGCACCTATATTATTAGCATATTCTAATGCGCCAATAACGTATGGAGTTCGGCCACTTGCAGCGATGCCGACCACAACATCGACAGCTGCCAACCCAATAGATGCTAAGTCTTTCTCAGCCAATACTAGGCTATCTTCAGCGCCTTCTTGAGCCTCAAACATGGCTGCTTTTCCGCCAGCTATCATGCCAATAACTTGGTTTTTATCGACGCTAAAGGTTGGAGGACACTCTGATGCGTCAAGTACTCCAAGGCGGCCACTGGTTCCGGCACCAATATATATCAGCCTGCCACCTTGTTTAAATGCCATCGCAATTGCATCTACTGCGTTGGCTATTTGGGGTAACGCCTTTTCAATAGCAAGAGGCACCTCTTTATCGGCTTGGTTCATCTTCTCAACTATCTCAAGACTAGAAAGCGTATCGAGATCCATTGTATTTGGATTGCGATCTTCGGAAACAAGTTTTGCTAGCGCGTCGATTAAGTGATTGGACATGAAGACTCCTAATTGGGTAGATAAATAACACCGAGAGAGGTTTTTTCTCGTGCGCCGGTGACTTGTGGAAGGTTGCTTGGCAGTTGATGAATCCGGCGATGAGCAAGCCATGCAAATGCTAAGGCTTCCATATAATCACTGCTGATTCCATGGGCGTCGGTATCGGTGACTTGCCAAGTGGGAACAAGCTGTTTAATGCGAGATACTAAAGCTGGATTATTAGCCCCACCACCGCAGATCATGAGTTGGTTATTGTTTCCATGCGCATGATATTGGCATTGTTCACTTATGCTGCGCGCAGTGAATTCCAGTAAGGTTGCTTGTACATCTGCAACACTAATATCTGAGAAGTTTTGCAGCTGTGTATCCAACCACGCTAGGTTGTAGTGCTCTCTACCGGTGCTTTTTGGGTATGCTTGCCCCAAGAAAGGATCGGTCATTAGCTGTTCTAATAAGCCGCTATTCACGCTTCCTTGTTGCGCTAGTTTACCTTGCTTATCATAAGGTTTTGCCTGATGGCGGTGTATCCACGCATCCATTAACATGTTTCCGGGGCCAGTATCATAACCCAGTACGCTTGTATCGGGTTTGAGTACGGAAATATTGGCGATGCCTCCAATATTTAATACTACCTTGGTTGAGTGTTCACGACTAAAAAGGGTTTGATGGTAGGCAGGGACTAACGGTGCACCTTGCCCCCCAAGAGCAATGTCTTTGCTTCTAAAGTCTGCCACCACCTTTATACCAGTGTGAATAGCGATATAGTTAGGGTCCCCAATTTGAGTCGTAAAAGGGAAGGGACCTGTTGGTTGATGAAAGACGGTTTGCCCGTGGCATCCGATAGCGGTAATGGATTCACGCTCGATAGAATGTTGAGTTAGGAAAGCGATAGTCGCCTCGCTATATAAACGAGCAAATCTTTGATTTAATTCACCAATTTCAGCTAACGTTGTTGCTTGCCCTTGACAGACAGCAAGGGTCTTTTGTTTTAATTCCCACGGAATGGGGTATTCAAAGGTTGCCAGGCACTGAGTGTTGCCGTTTTCAAAGCTTGCTAAAGCAAGGTCTACGCCATCCAGACTTGTTCCTGACATGATACCGATATATTTTTCTTTCATGTCGAATATAATTTGCCAAGTGATTGTCAAATAACAATAAACTGAATACCCTGCTAATGCTACTCAGCTGAGCTTATTCCTTATTTGAGTTGCGATTATTAATGATATTTAAGGAGTTGATATGGGCCCGTTATGGCTTGATGTAGAGAGTTTTGAAATTGATGCTGAAGAAAAAGAGATACTCCAACATCCATCTGTAGGTGGTGTGATCTTATTTACTCGTAACTTCCATGATAATCAGCAGCTGTTAGCTTTGACTAAATCAATTCGAAAAGCAGCTAAGCGCCCAATCCTTATTGGGGTTGACCAAGAAGGTGGGCGAGTGCAACGTTTTCGAGATGGCTTTACTCGCATTCCTCCTGCGCAAGAGTTTGCTAAGCATAAAAATGGTCTACAACTAGCGCAGCAAGCAGGATGGCTTATGGCGGCAGAGATCATTGCCCATGATATTGATCTGAGTTTTGCTCCAGTACTGGATGCCGGCCATGACTGCCTTGCTATCGGATCGCGAGCTTTTGGTGAAGATCAAGATACAGTGATTAGGTATAGCAGTGCCTATATGAAAGGCATGAAAGAGGCGGGGATGGCAACCACAGGTAAACACTTCCCTGGACATGGTGGTGTGCTTGCTGACTCTCACAAAGAGACCCCAATTGATGAAAGAACCTCAATCTTTGAGCAAGACATGGCGATATTTAAAAGTCAGATCGATAGTGGTTTATTAGACGCCATGATGCCTGCACACGTTATTTACCCTCATTACGACTCACAACCTGCTAGTGGTTCTGAATATTGGTTAAAGCAGGTTCTGCGTCAACAGTTGAACTTTCAAGGGTTGGTTTTTTCTGATGACCTCAATATGGAAGGTGCGGGAGTTATGGGGGGAGCGGCGTCTCGTGCGCAACAATCATTGCAAGCTGGCTGTGATATGGTGTTGATGTGTAATAATCGTAACGGCGCTGTCGAGATACTTGATAGCCTTGAGGTTACGCAGGTATTTAATGCTAAGTTGCTTGAGAAAACACATAGCTTTAACCTTTCACAGCTGCGTGCTTCTGCTAAATGGAAGCAGGCATCAGAGGCATTGGTTCGACTCGAATCTAGCTAAAGCAACGGTACTATATTAGTTAAACCCAAGGCGTTCTTTAAGTAGTTTAAGGTAACGTCGACTGACCGGTGCACTATGGCCTCCTTGAGTGATTATCTCTGCAAGTCCTTGCTCAAGGAGCTTAATCTCTTTAATGGTTTTAAGGTTGATTAGGTATTGCCTATGGCAGCGCACAAGGTGAGTTTTCTGTTCAAGAATCTTCAAGGTCAATTGACTGGTTGCAGTATTATTTGTGGTCTGAATAGTAACGCCACTAATGTCACTAAAAGCGACTTCTATTTCATTGATAGGCACTAGCATAATGCGGTTGTGCCCAATACAAGGTACGTGCTCAAGTTCTGGTGTGATAGCTGAAAAATCGGTAGTGGGTTGGTGTTGGTTAAATCGTTTAGCTAAGCGGCATACGGTTTTATCTAAACGGGCATAATCGACGGGCTTGAGAAGATAATCAAAGGCGTTATCTTCAAATGCTTGCAGAGCATACTGGTCATAAGCGGTGACAAACACAACCGCTGGCATGGTGTCAGGGTCGAGCATACTCAGCAGTTCAATCCCTGAAACCTGAGGCATTTCGATATCTAAAAAGACGATATCGGGCTTAAGGGCATTGATCTTCTGTAATCCTTGGATTGCATTAGTTGCTTGGTCAACGACCTGAACACGCTCGGTTTGAGTCAATAATTCAATCAATTCTTCGCGAGCAAGAGGCTCGTCATCAATGACAATTGCGGTTAGTTTTTGTGTGCTCATAGATTAGTGGGGAGCAGAAAACTCATCCTAGTATATTGATTGGCTTCGCAGGCTATCTCTAACTCAGACTGCTGGCCAAAATAGTTAGTAAGGCGTTTAGTTACGATCTGCATACCTAAACCCGATTTATCTCTTTGCTCAGGCTGAAATAAGCCTGCGTTATCTTCGACTGTGATCTGGTAACCGTCATTTGTTACTTCACCGTAGATACGGATTATTCCTTTTTCAAATAGATTGGACACGCCATGTTTGACTGCGTTTTCTACTAGTGGTTGCAGAGTAAAGCTTGGGATATGAGTTGCTAGGTAGCGAGGGTCAATATCGATATCTACATCCAAACGGTCGGCAAAGCGAGCCTTTTCTATTGTGAGATAGGATTTAACATGTTCAATCTCTTGTTTAAGGGTAACAAATTCAGTGTTCTGCTTCAGATTCCCTCTAAAGAACTGTGAAAGATGCTGGATTAAGCGGCGTGCATTGTCTGGATCGCGACGAATTACTGCACTAATGGTATTTAATGCATTGAACAGAAAATGCGGATTGACCTGTGCGTGTAGTAATTTTATCTCAGCTTGTGACAGCAGTATTTTTTTCTGTTGATAATCGCCGTTTAAGATCTGGCTAGAGAGTAGCTGAGCAATCCCTTCAGCCATTGCCATATTGATAGAAGAGAACAGCTTACGTCGCGGTTCATATAACTTAATAGTTCCGATTACTTTTTCATCCGC
Above is a genomic segment from Vibrio gallicus containing:
- the murQ gene encoding N-acetylmuramic acid 6-phosphate etherase, yielding MSNHLIDALAKLVSEDRNPNTMDLDTLSSLEIVEKMNQADKEVPLAIEKALPQIANAVDAIAMAFKQGGRLIYIGAGTSGRLGVLDASECPPTFSVDKNQVIGMIAGGKAAMFEAQEGAEDSLVLAEKDLASIGLAAVDVVVGIAASGRTPYVIGALEYANNIGATSVSLSCNPDSPIANRATIAISPIVGPEVLTGSTRLKAGTAQKLVLNMLSTASMVKTGKAYQNLMVDVKPSNEKLVARAIRIVMQATECDREQAEKRLRQADMKVKLAIMMQLTGSGKAQATALLEHQNGFIRQ
- the btsR gene encoding two-component system response regulator BtsR, with the protein product MSTQKLTAIVIDDEPLAREELIELLTQTERVQVVDQATNAIQGLQKINALKPDIVFLDIEMPQVSGIELLSMLDPDTMPAVVFVTAYDQYALQAFEDNAFDYLLKPVDYARLDKTVCRLAKRFNQHQPTTDFSAITPELEHVPCIGHNRIMLVPINEIEVAFSDISGVTIQTTNNTATSQLTLKILEQKTHLVRCHRQYLINLKTIKEIKLLEQGLAEIITQGGHSAPVSRRYLKLLKERLGFN
- a CDS encoding anhydro-N-acetylmuramic acid kinase, translating into MKEKYIGIMSGTSLDGVDLALASFENGNTQCLATFEYPIPWELKQKTLAVCQGQATTLAEIGELNQRFARLYSEATIAFLTQHSIERESITAIGCHGQTVFHQPTGPFPFTTQIGDPNYIAIHTGIKVVADFRSKDIALGGQGAPLVPAYHQTLFSREHSTKVVLNIGGIANISVLKPDTSVLGYDTGPGNMLMDAWIHRHQAKPYDKQGKLAQQGSVNSGLLEQLMTDPFLGQAYPKSTGREHYNLAWLDTQLQNFSDISVADVQATLLEFTARSISEQCQYHAHGNNNQLMICGGGANNPALVSRIKQLVPTWQVTDTDAHGISSDYMEALAFAWLAHRRIHQLPSNLPQVTGAREKTSLGVIYLPN
- the nagZ gene encoding beta-N-acetylhexosaminidase encodes the protein MGPLWLDVESFEIDAEEKEILQHPSVGGVILFTRNFHDNQQLLALTKSIRKAAKRPILIGVDQEGGRVQRFRDGFTRIPPAQEFAKHKNGLQLAQQAGWLMAAEIIAHDIDLSFAPVLDAGHDCLAIGSRAFGEDQDTVIRYSSAYMKGMKEAGMATTGKHFPGHGGVLADSHKETPIDERTSIFEQDMAIFKSQIDSGLLDAMMPAHVIYPHYDSQPASGSEYWLKQVLRQQLNFQGLVFSDDLNMEGAGVMGGAASRAQQSLQAGCDMVLMCNNRNGAVEILDSLEVTQVFNAKLLEKTHSFNLSQLRASAKWKQASEALVRLESS